In Capsicum annuum cultivar UCD-10X-F1 chromosome 7, UCD10Xv1.1, whole genome shotgun sequence, one genomic interval encodes:
- the LOC124885288 gene encoding uncharacterized protein LOC124885288 isoform X1, whose amino-acid sequence MAKIQMMVTYFCAAIVIISNLFVCLWRVLNWIWFSPKKLKKLLKNQGLKENSYRILYGDMKELLGMTKEATSKPMNLSDHYIVPRMFPFFLEIIKKYETPFTALAPPVFKGEGYHVWAVRVEAYMEANDLWETVEEDYEVPPLPENSTMAHMRNHKEKKTRKSKVRATLFAAVSSEIFVRIMTLKSVFEVWNFLKKKYEGDERIKGMRTLNLIREFEFQKMKDSETIKEYSDRLLNISNNVRLLGSEFSDSRLVQKILVIVPKRF is encoded by the exons ATGGCCAAAATTCAAATGATGGTAACATATTTTTGTGCTGCCATAGTAATTATTAGTAATCTGTTTGTGTGTCTATGGAGAGTACTGAATTGGATTTGGTTCAGTCCAAAGAAGTTGAAGAAGTTGTTGAAGAATCAAGGTCTAAAAGAGAATTCATACAGAATATTGTATGGTGACATGAAAGAACTTTTGGGGATGACTAAGGAAGCTACCTCAAAGCCCATGAATCTGTCTGATCATTATATAGTCCCAAGaatgtttcctttctttcttGAAATCATCAAGAAATATG AGACTCCTTTCACTGCACTAGCACCACCTGTCTTCAAAGGTGAAGGCTATCATGTCTGGGCAGTAAGAGTGGAGGCATATATGGAGGCAAACGATTTGTGGGAAACTGTTGAGGAGGACTACGAAGTTCCTCCCTTGCCTGAAAATTCAACCATGGCGCATATGAGGAATCACAaggaaaagaaaacaagaaaatcaaaggtTAGAGCAACGTTATTCGCTGCAGTCTCATCTGAAATCTTTGTCAGGATTATGACATTGAAATCAGTTTTTGAGGTCTGGAATTTcctaaagaaaaaatatgaaggaGATGAACGGATCAAAGGTATGCGTACTCTTAACCTGATCCGAGAATTTGAATTTCAGAAGATGAAGGATTCAGAGACAATCAAAGAGTATTCTGATAGATTACTCAACATTTCCAACAATGTAAGATTACTTGGCTCTGAATTTTCTGATTCTAGATTGGTTCAAAAAATTCTAGTAATAGTCCCCAAAAGGTTTTGA
- the LOC124885288 gene encoding cytochrome P450 734A4-like isoform X2, producing MAKIQMMVTYFCAAIVIISNLFVCLWRVLNWIWFSPKKLKKLLKNQGLKENSYRILYGDMKELLGMTKEATSKPMNLSDHYIVPRMFPFFLEIIKKYETPFTALAPPVFKGEGYHVWAVRVEAYMEANDLWETVEEDYEVPPLPENSTMAHMRNHKEKKTRKSKVRATLFAAVSSEIFVRIMTLKSVFEVWNFLKKKYEGDERIKGMRTLNLIREFEFQKMKDSETIKEYSDRLLNISNNAQE from the exons ATGGCCAAAATTCAAATGATGGTAACATATTTTTGTGCTGCCATAGTAATTATTAGTAATCTGTTTGTGTGTCTATGGAGAGTACTGAATTGGATTTGGTTCAGTCCAAAGAAGTTGAAGAAGTTGTTGAAGAATCAAGGTCTAAAAGAGAATTCATACAGAATATTGTATGGTGACATGAAAGAACTTTTGGGGATGACTAAGGAAGCTACCTCAAAGCCCATGAATCTGTCTGATCATTATATAGTCCCAAGaatgtttcctttctttcttGAAATCATCAAGAAATATG AGACTCCTTTCACTGCACTAGCACCACCTGTCTTCAAAGGTGAAGGCTATCATGTCTGGGCAGTAAGAGTGGAGGCATATATGGAGGCAAACGATTTGTGGGAAACTGTTGAGGAGGACTACGAAGTTCCTCCCTTGCCTGAAAATTCAACCATGGCGCATATGAGGAATCACAaggaaaagaaaacaagaaaatcaaaggtTAGAGCAACGTTATTCGCTGCAGTCTCATCTGAAATCTTTGTCAGGATTATGACATTGAAATCAGTTTTTGAGGTCTGGAATTTcctaaagaaaaaatatgaaggaGATGAACGGATCAAAGGTATGCGTACTCTTAACCTGATCCGAGAATTTGAATTTCAGAAGATGAAGGATTCAGAGACAATCAAAGAGTATTCTGATAGATTACTCAACATTTCCAACAAT GCACAAGAATAG